From a region of the Schistocerca nitens isolate TAMUIC-IGC-003100 chromosome 8, iqSchNite1.1, whole genome shotgun sequence genome:
- the LOC126199181 gene encoding uncharacterized protein LOC126199181, translating into MEDIPWTEAVTPAKFDHLLGLPQGTVRTLSVKRLTKVGQNYGSTLLSVQLLLRDGETLDLVGKFMPPTEMQKKVFGSATTFLKEINAYRSINVELIKLQRERGVPEEEVCDPLPRYYGSQVNSAGDDSVAADDNAVLLLENLASSGYRMADQMTGLDLPHARMLVRKIAQFQASAVALRLLKPQVFKDVIEGKCKFDSIPPDEGKRIIDAIVEHISRFPEVAPYCDKVKIACEHMSDFEKLWAEVVEPFASLSHNDLWVNNMVFRYEDSEKPTDVKFFDFQTLTYSSPVRDLVFFLYTSLQHDLIRNSVDELTDAYYENFVAWLKKLGCNTAVFTKAEFMKEIDRVAPTEIMHILMILNVICAEDREKFSAHDMQNSGPTFSSSEMYRKKVLITLQDYDARGWLQENYTS; encoded by the coding sequence ATGGAGGACATTCCGTGGACGGAGGCTGTGACCCCTGCGAAGTTTGATCACCTGCTCGGCCTGCCACAAGGCACCGTGCGAACTTTATCTGTGAAACGTCTGACGAAGGTCGGCCAGAATTACGGAAGCACCCTACTGAGTGTTCAGCTGCTTCTGCGAGATGGTGAAACGCTGGACCTTGTCGGCAAATTCATGCCTCCAACGGAAATGCAGAAAAAAGTTTTCGGTAGCGCGACgacatttttaaaagaaataaacgCGTACCGCTCCATAAACGTCGAACTAATTAAGTTGCAGCGTGAGAGGGGCGTTCCGGAAGAGGAGGTGTGCGACCCGTTGCCGCGGTATTACGGATCGCAGGTAAACAGTGCCGGCGACGACTCGGTGGCGGCCGATGACAACGCGGTGCTCCTGCTGGAGAACCTGGCCTCCAGCGGCTACCGGATGGCAGACCAGATGACCGGACTCGACCTTCCGCACGCCAGGATGCTGGTCAGGAAGATCGCCCAGTTCCAAGCGTCAGCTGTCGCTCTCAGGCTCCTCAAACCACAAGTATTTAAAGACGTTATCGAAGGCAAGTGTAAATTCGACAGCATACCGCCAGATGAAGGGAAGCGTATCATCGACGCTATAGTGGAACACATCAGCCGTTTTCCAGAGGTCGCTCCGTACTGTGATAAAGTGAAAATTGCTTGCGAACACATGAGCGACTTCGAAAAACTTTGGGCAGAAGTTGTGGAACCATTTGCTTCGCTATCACACAATGATTTGTGGGTTAACAACATGGTTTTCCGATACGAGGACAGTGAGAAGCCAACGGACGTTAAATTTTTTGACTTCCAGACTCTGACCTACTCTTCACCTGTAAGAGACCTCGTATTTTTCCTGTATACTAGCCTACAACACGATCTGATTAGAAACAGTGTAGATGAACTGACAGATGCTTACTATGAGAATTTCGTGGCTTGGCTGAAGAAACTGGGGTGCAACACAGCAGTCTTCACAAAAGCAGAATTCATGAAGGAAATCGACAGGGTCGCCCCGACAGAGATTATGCACATACTGATGATACTGAATGTAATTTGTGCTGAGGACCGTGAGAAGTTTTCTGCACATGACATGCAGAATTCTGGTCCTACGTTTTCTTCGAGTGAAATGTATCGAAAGAAAGTATTAATTACCCTCCAAGATTATGATGCAAGGGGTTGGTTACAAGAAAATTATACTAGCTAG